In Corylus avellana chromosome ca2, CavTom2PMs-1.0, the following proteins share a genomic window:
- the LOC132170778 gene encoding protein SRG1-like, translating to METEQSLGSSLPVPCVQELAKETMATVPPRYVRPDQDPPNISDTTCLPQVPVIDMQKLFSPEFMDSELEKMHCACKEWGFFQLINHGVKASLLEKVKLEIQEFFKLPMEEKKTYWQEPGHLEGFGQAFVVSEEQKLDWGDMFYMVTLPTSLRKPHLFPKLPLPFRDNLEAYSAELKSLAMKIIEFMAKALRMDYNDMKNLFEDGKQAFRMNYYPPCPQPDLVIGLNPHSDSVGLTILLQLNEMEGLQIRKDGMWIPVKPLPNAFIVNIGDILEIVTNGIYRSIEHRATVNSVKERLSMATFYNPRLEGDMGPAPSLITPESPALFKRIGVADYFKGLFSRKLDGKSYIDVMRIQHEEQKGS from the exons ATGGAAACAGAGCAATCGCTGGGGAGCTCTCTCCCTGTTCCTTGTGTTCAGGAGTTGGCAAAGGAGACGATGGCGACAGTGCCGCCGCGGTATGTGCGTCCCGATCAGGACCCTCCAAACATATCCGACACCACTTGTTTACCCCAAGTCCCAGTCATCGACATGCAGAAGCTTTTCTCCCCTGAATTTATGGACTCTGAGTTGGAGAAGATGCACTGCGCATGCAAAGAATGGGGTTTCTTCCAG TTAATAAATCATGGGGTGAAAGCTTCATTGTTGGAGAaggtgaaattagaaattcaagAATTTTTCAAGCTGCcgatggaagaaaagaagacaTACTGGCAAGAACCAGGACATTTGGAGGGTTTTGGACAGGCCTTTGTTGTGTCCGAGGAGCAAAAGCTTGATTGGGGAGACATGTTCTACATGGTCACTCTCCCAACCTCTTTGAGGAAGCCCCATTTGTTCCCAAAGCTCCCCCTTCCATTtag AGATAACTTAGAAGCTTACTCAGCAGAGCTTAAAAGCCTTGCCATGAAAATCATTGAATTTATGGCGAAAGCTCTTAGAATGGACTATAATGACATGAAGAACCTGTTTGAAGATGGGAAGCAGGCATTTAGGATGAACTACTACCCTCCATGTCCACAACCAGACCTTGTGATTGGCCTCAACCCTCACTCTGATTCTGTCGGCCTAACAATCCTCCTCCAACTCAATGAAATGGAAGGCCTCCAAATAAGAAAAGATGGGATGTGGATTCCTGTTAAACCCCTCCCTAATGCTTTTATTGTCAACATTGGAGACATTTTGGAG ATTGTGACCAATGGAATATACCGTAGCATTGAGCATCGGGCTACTGTTAACTCAGTAAAGGAAAGGCTCTCCATGGCTACATTTTACAACCCCAGACTGGAAGGAGATATGGGTCCAGCACCAAGCCTTATTACTCCAGAATCACCGGCATTGTTCAAAAGAATAGGAGTTGCAGATTACTTCAAGGGACTTTTCTCTCGTAAACTTGATGGGAAATCATACATTGATGTCATGAGGATCCAACATGAGGAACAGAAAGGTTCTTGA